In Chelonia mydas isolate rCheMyd1 chromosome 20, rCheMyd1.pri.v2, whole genome shotgun sequence, a single genomic region encodes these proteins:
- the SENP1 gene encoding sentrin-specific protease 1 isoform X3 → MDEIADPMRMEAGDATLANHNLIFKAFPLQQTAIPGDQLSLSDDKFLPNKFGSLERSFTCSAGSASCNPSCYSEVPSSESYRVSGELRMLGPSANGQWRGLVPTLGSMLQKPRVSRNLYLDTRKTPSGMSNSFVGKSNHHCHISAYEKTFPIKPVTSPSCRRSLLSPKKTQRRFVSTAEETVREEEREIYRQLLQVVTGKQFSTSKPASPFLHLSRCLSSSKNVVKETPCKNAKPFEMYSLAPGCQSASVLGTQEQPSHKPPPYPVSSYPSNVTFESDNTSTQHQQDNLPASNAQSEGSDSVIVLKVKDSRTPTPSLPFFQAELWIKELTSVYDSRARERWRQIEEQKALALQLQSQRLQEQEHLIQDPVDLNLRVPLEKEIPVTVLPEEKENAKSADNEEEFPEITEEMEKEIKSVFRSGNQDEILSEAFRLTITRKDIQTLNNLNWLNDEVIDFRKKTITYYDSMGGINNEACRILLRLFWLNALGGSHREEGTEVLFMEIPQQMNGSDCGMFACKYADCITKDRPINFTQQHMPYFRKRMAWEILHRKLL, encoded by the exons ATGG ATGAGATTGCTGATCCTATGAGGATGGAAGCTGGTGACGCAACGTTGGCTAATCACAACTTGATATTCAAGGCCTTTCCTCTACAACAGACTGCTATTCCAGGGGATCAGCTTTCACTGTCTGATGACAAG TTTTTACCAAATAAGTTTGGCAGTTTGGAGAGATCTTTTACATGCTCCGCGGGAAGTGCATCATGCAATCCAAGTTGCTACTCAG AAGTTCCATCCTCTGAGAGTTACCGGGTGTCGGGAGAATTGAGAATGTTGGGACCAAGTGCCAACGGACAGTGGCGGGGTTTGGTACCCACCCTGGGTTCTATGTTACAGAAACCTAGAGTGAGTCGAAACTTGTATCTCGACACTCGCAAAACTCCAAG TGGAATGTCAAATAGTTTTGTAGGGAAGTCAAACCATCATTGCCACATATCTGCctatgaaaaaacatttccaatCAAGCCCGTTACAAGTCCCTCATGCCGTCGCAGCCTGCTAAGCCCCAAGAAAACCCAGAGGAGATTTGTCAGCACTGCAGAAGAG ACAGTTCGAGAGGAAGAGCGAGAGATCTACAGGCAGCTGCTTCAGGTGGTCACAGGAAAACAGTTCTCAACATCCAAGCCAGCCTCGCCTTTCCTCCACCT GTCCAGATGTTTGAGTTCCAGTAAAAACGTAGTGAAAGAAACCCCATGCAAGAATGCAAAACCATTTGAAATGTACAGCCTCGCTCCAGGCTGCCAGTCAGCTAGTGTTCTGGGAACACAGGAGCAGCCATCACACAAGCCACCACCGTACCCTGTATCCAGTTATCCGTCAAATGTAACTTTTGAGTCCGATAATACCAGCACTCAGCATCAGCAAGATAATCTACCAGCATCCAACGCCCAGTCTGAAG GATCCGACTCAGTCATTGTGCTCAAGGTAAAAGATTCCAGAACTCCGACTCCAAG CCTCCCTTTCTTCCAAGCAGAACTGTGGATCAAAGAATT AACCAGTGTCTACGATTCACGAGCTCGGGAGAGATGGCGTCAAATAGAAGAGCAGAAAGCTTTGGCgttgcagctgcagagccag AGATTGCAGGAGCAGGAACACTTGATACAGGATCCAGTGGATTTGAATCTTCGAGTGCCTCTTGAGAAAGAGATCCCTGTCACAGTTCTCccagaagagaaagagaatgcTAAATCAGCTGATAATGAAGAGGAATTCCCTGAAATCACAGAG GAAATGGAGAAGGAAATCAAGAGCGTATTCCGCAGTGGAAACCAGGATGAGATCCTAAGCGAAGCTTTTCGGTTAACGATAACCCGGAAAGATATTCAGACTTTGAACAACCTGAACTGGCTTAATGATGAG GTTATAGACTTCAGGAAGAAAACCATCACCTATTACGATTCCATGGGTGGAATAAACAACGAAGCCTGCAGGATACTGTT gAGGCTTTTTTGGTTGAATGCACTGGGAGGATCACACCGGGAAGAGGGGACGGAGGTCCTATTCATG
- the SENP1 gene encoding sentrin-specific protease 1 isoform X1, producing MDEIADPMRMEAGDATLANHNLIFKAFPLQQTAIPGDQLSLSDDKFLPNKFGSLERSFTCSAGSASCNPSCYSEVPSSESYRVSGELRMLGPSANGQWRGLVPTLGSMLQKPRVSRNLYLDTRKTPSGMSNSFVGKSNHHCHISAYEKTFPIKPVTSPSCRRSLLSPKKTQRRFVSTAEETVREEEREIYRQLLQVVTGKQFSTSKPASPFLHLSRCLSSSKNVVKETPCKNAKPFEMYSLAPGCQSASVLGTQEQPSHKPPPYPVSSYPSNVTFESDNTSTQHQQDNLPASNAQSEGSDSVIVLKVKDSRTPTPSLPFFQAELWIKELTSVYDSRARERWRQIEEQKALALQLQSQRLQEQEHLIQDPVDLNLRVPLEKEIPVTVLPEEKENAKSADNEEEFPEITEEMEKEIKSVFRSGNQDEILSEAFRLTITRKDIQTLNNLNWLNDEIINFYMNLLMERSKEKGLPTVHAFNTFFFTKLKTAGYQAVKRWTKKVDVFSVDVLLVPIHLGVHWCLAVIDFRKKTITYYDSMGGINNEACRILLRLFWLNALGGSHREEGTEVLFMEIPQQMNGSDCGMFACKYADCITKDRPINFTQQHMPYFRKRMAWEILHRKLL from the exons ATGG ATGAGATTGCTGATCCTATGAGGATGGAAGCTGGTGACGCAACGTTGGCTAATCACAACTTGATATTCAAGGCCTTTCCTCTACAACAGACTGCTATTCCAGGGGATCAGCTTTCACTGTCTGATGACAAG TTTTTACCAAATAAGTTTGGCAGTTTGGAGAGATCTTTTACATGCTCCGCGGGAAGTGCATCATGCAATCCAAGTTGCTACTCAG AAGTTCCATCCTCTGAGAGTTACCGGGTGTCGGGAGAATTGAGAATGTTGGGACCAAGTGCCAACGGACAGTGGCGGGGTTTGGTACCCACCCTGGGTTCTATGTTACAGAAACCTAGAGTGAGTCGAAACTTGTATCTCGACACTCGCAAAACTCCAAG TGGAATGTCAAATAGTTTTGTAGGGAAGTCAAACCATCATTGCCACATATCTGCctatgaaaaaacatttccaatCAAGCCCGTTACAAGTCCCTCATGCCGTCGCAGCCTGCTAAGCCCCAAGAAAACCCAGAGGAGATTTGTCAGCACTGCAGAAGAG ACAGTTCGAGAGGAAGAGCGAGAGATCTACAGGCAGCTGCTTCAGGTGGTCACAGGAAAACAGTTCTCAACATCCAAGCCAGCCTCGCCTTTCCTCCACCT GTCCAGATGTTTGAGTTCCAGTAAAAACGTAGTGAAAGAAACCCCATGCAAGAATGCAAAACCATTTGAAATGTACAGCCTCGCTCCAGGCTGCCAGTCAGCTAGTGTTCTGGGAACACAGGAGCAGCCATCACACAAGCCACCACCGTACCCTGTATCCAGTTATCCGTCAAATGTAACTTTTGAGTCCGATAATACCAGCACTCAGCATCAGCAAGATAATCTACCAGCATCCAACGCCCAGTCTGAAG GATCCGACTCAGTCATTGTGCTCAAGGTAAAAGATTCCAGAACTCCGACTCCAAG CCTCCCTTTCTTCCAAGCAGAACTGTGGATCAAAGAATT AACCAGTGTCTACGATTCACGAGCTCGGGAGAGATGGCGTCAAATAGAAGAGCAGAAAGCTTTGGCgttgcagctgcagagccag AGATTGCAGGAGCAGGAACACTTGATACAGGATCCAGTGGATTTGAATCTTCGAGTGCCTCTTGAGAAAGAGATCCCTGTCACAGTTCTCccagaagagaaagagaatgcTAAATCAGCTGATAATGAAGAGGAATTCCCTGAAATCACAGAG GAAATGGAGAAGGAAATCAAGAGCGTATTCCGCAGTGGAAACCAGGATGAGATCCTAAGCGAAGCTTTTCGGTTAACGATAACCCGGAAAGATATTCAGACTTTGAACAACCTGAACTGGCTTAATGATGAG ATAATTAATTTCTACATGAATTTGCTGATGGAGCGAAGCAAAGAGAAGGGGTTGCCAACAGTTCATGCATTTAATACCTTCTTTTTTACCAAATTAAAAACTGCTGGGTACCAAGCAGTGAAACGGTGGACAAAAAAAGTGGATGTTTTCTCTGTGGATGTTCTCTTGGTGCCTATTCATCTTGGAGTCCATTGGTGCCTAGCC GTTATAGACTTCAGGAAGAAAACCATCACCTATTACGATTCCATGGGTGGAATAAACAACGAAGCCTGCAGGATACTGTT gAGGCTTTTTTGGTTGAATGCACTGGGAGGATCACACCGGGAAGAGGGGACGGAGGTCCTATTCATG